The following are encoded together in the Roseivirga misakiensis genome:
- the fahA gene encoding fumarylacetoacetase → MIKANNPELKSWVVVPENSDFPIQNIPFGMFSTQTSKPRAATAIGDQVLDLASLHAAGLFEGIDLPAKVFEQSTLNDFMALGKATARKVRDRISELLAEGNTELSAYTALCESAFHQMAAVEMHMPVRVPNYTDFYSSEQHAFNVGTMFRGPENALMPNWKHIPVGYHGRASSIVVSGTPFHRPKGQTKADDADSPSFGPCRLLDFELEMAYITCKENDLGRAVSTKEAEDYIFGFVILNDWSARDIQKWEYVPLGPFLAKNFASHVSPWIVTMDALMPFTVAGPEQDPEVLPYLSYEEDTHFDVNLEVGIVPDGSDEQTVSNSNFKHMYWNVRQQLAHHTVNGCNMQVGDMYGSGTISGPEESAYGSMLELSWRGTKPILMKDGSERKFIQDGDTVIMRGHAERNGVRIGFGEVKAKVLPAK, encoded by the coding sequence ATGATCAAAGCAAATAATCCAGAGTTGAAATCATGGGTAGTGGTACCCGAAAATTCTGACTTTCCTATTCAAAATATACCATTCGGTATGTTTTCAACTCAAACTTCCAAGCCACGCGCCGCAACAGCCATTGGAGACCAGGTTTTAGACCTAGCTTCACTACATGCCGCTGGGCTTTTTGAAGGAATAGATTTACCAGCTAAGGTTTTCGAGCAAAGTACACTCAATGATTTTATGGCGTTGGGTAAGGCAACAGCTAGAAAAGTAAGGGATAGGATTTCTGAGTTGCTTGCAGAGGGAAATACTGAGTTGAGCGCTTACACTGCACTATGTGAAAGTGCTTTTCATCAAATGGCTGCGGTGGAAATGCATATGCCTGTGCGGGTACCGAACTATACGGACTTTTATTCTTCAGAGCAGCATGCCTTTAATGTAGGAACGATGTTCAGAGGACCTGAAAATGCACTAATGCCTAACTGGAAGCATATTCCTGTTGGTTATCACGGTCGAGCCTCGTCCATTGTTGTATCGGGTACACCATTTCATAGACCCAAAGGCCAAACAAAAGCGGATGATGCCGACAGCCCATCTTTTGGTCCATGCCGGTTGTTAGACTTTGAATTAGAAATGGCCTATATCACTTGCAAGGAAAACGATCTAGGCCGAGCAGTTTCTACAAAGGAAGCTGAGGACTATATATTCGGGTTTGTGATCTTGAACGATTGGTCGGCACGAGATATTCAGAAATGGGAGTATGTACCGTTAGGTCCATTCCTAGCTAAAAACTTTGCTTCGCATGTCTCTCCATGGATTGTTACGATGGATGCGTTAATGCCATTTACTGTCGCTGGACCTGAGCAAGATCCCGAAGTTCTTCCATATTTGAGCTACGAGGAAGACACTCATTTTGACGTGAACCTAGAAGTTGGAATTGTACCTGATGGCAGCGATGAGCAAACAGTTTCTAACTCCAATTTCAAACATATGTATTGGAATGTAAGACAACAGTTGGCACACCATACGGTAAACGGCTGTAACATGCAGGTGGGTGATATGTATGGTTCTGGAACCATTTCTGGCCCTGAAGAAAGTGCATATGGTTCTATGCTTGAACTCTCTTGGCGCGGTACCAAACCGATACTTATGAAGGATGGGTCGGAACGGAAATTTATTCAAGATGGTGATACCGTGATTATGAGAGGCCATGCCGAACGGAACGGTGTTCGTATTGGGTTTGGCGAGGTAAAAGCCAAAGTATTGCCGGCTAAATAG
- the hppD gene encoding 4-hydroxyphenylpyruvate dioxygenase → MATANTTYSGEKIFEGAQDFLPMNGTDYVELYVGNAKQAAHYYKSAFGFQSVAYAGLETGLKDRVSYVLQQDKIRLVLTSPLKEGGPINEHISKHGDGVKVIALWVDDATKAWEETTKRGAESCMEPHREEDEHGYVVKSGIKTYGETLHIFVERSNYNGVFLPGFQKWDTDFNPPVVGLKYIDHMVGNVGWGEMNKWCEFYEKVMGFTQLVSFDDKDISTDYTALMSKVMSNGTGRIKFPINEPAEGRRKSQIEEYIEFYNGAGVQHVALATDNIIETITALRARGVEFLKVPEVYYDDVLDRVGEIDEDLEPLKNLNILIDRDDEGYLLQIFTKPVLDRPTMFFEIIQRKGAQSFGKGNFKALFEAIEREQELRNTL, encoded by the coding sequence ATGGCAACAGCAAATACAACATATTCTGGAGAAAAGATTTTTGAAGGAGCCCAAGATTTCCTTCCAATGAATGGTACTGACTACGTAGAGTTATATGTAGGAAATGCAAAACAAGCTGCACACTACTATAAGTCAGCTTTTGGTTTTCAATCAGTAGCTTATGCTGGGCTTGAAACTGGGTTGAAGGATAGAGTTTCTTATGTGCTACAGCAAGATAAGATACGACTCGTGCTAACCTCACCATTGAAAGAGGGTGGGCCTATCAACGAACATATCAGCAAGCATGGCGATGGTGTCAAGGTTATCGCACTTTGGGTAGATGATGCTACAAAAGCTTGGGAAGAAACTACTAAAAGAGGAGCGGAATCATGCATGGAGCCACATCGTGAAGAAGATGAACATGGCTATGTTGTGAAATCTGGTATCAAGACTTACGGAGAAACGCTCCATATTTTTGTTGAAAGAAGTAATTACAATGGTGTGTTTTTGCCGGGATTCCAAAAGTGGGATACCGATTTTAACCCACCTGTCGTTGGCTTGAAATATATCGATCACATGGTGGGCAATGTTGGCTGGGGAGAAATGAATAAGTGGTGCGAGTTCTATGAGAAAGTCATGGGATTTACTCAGCTAGTTTCATTTGATGATAAAGATATATCTACCGATTACACCGCCTTAATGAGTAAGGTGATGAGTAACGGTACGGGGCGAATCAAATTCCCAATTAACGAACCAGCTGAAGGACGCCGAAAGTCTCAGATAGAGGAATATATTGAATTTTATAATGGAGCTGGGGTACAACATGTCGCCTTGGCTACTGATAATATTATTGAGACAATTACAGCATTAAGAGCAAGGGGAGTGGAGTTTCTGAAAGTACCTGAAGTGTATTACGACGATGTTCTAGACCGTGTCGGGGAGATTGATGAGGACTTAGAGCCATTGAAGAACCTCAATATTCTTATCGATAGAGATGATGAGGGCTATTTGCTTCAAATTTTCACTAAACCAGTGCTAGATCGGCCAACCATGTTCTTTGAGATTATACAAAGAAAAGGAGCGCAATCATTTGGGAAAGGTAATTTTAAGGCACTTTTCGAGGCTATAGAAAGAGAACAAGAACTAAGAAATACGTTGTGA
- a CDS encoding Lrp/AsnC family transcriptional regulator gives MKLDSTDIKILEVMQKDGRITTKALADQLNLSTTPVFERVKRLEREGIIKQYVALLDNRKLDLMLTAFISISLTKHSRSYLEKFVNEVNQYPEVMECYHIAGNFDFLLKIVVKNMEIYEAFILNKLSTIANLGQVQSSFVLSKNIHKTAYSI, from the coding sequence ATGAAACTAGACAGTACCGATATCAAGATTCTTGAGGTTATGCAAAAAGATGGCCGTATTACCACTAAAGCACTAGCCGATCAACTTAATTTATCTACGACCCCTGTGTTTGAAAGAGTCAAAAGATTGGAAAGGGAGGGCATTATCAAACAATATGTGGCCTTACTCGACAATAGAAAGTTGGACCTTATGCTGACGGCCTTTATTTCGATCAGCCTTACCAAACATTCCCGTTCATATTTAGAGAAATTTGTGAATGAAGTAAATCAATATCCAGAAGTAATGGAGTGTTATCACATCGCGGGTAATTTTGACTTCTTACTTAAAATCGTCGTAAAGAATATGGAAATATATGAGGCCTTTATTCTCAATAAACTTTCCACAATAGCCAATCTAGGCCAGGTTCAAAGTTCGTTTGTGCTTTCAAAGAACATCCATAAAACGGCTTACAGTATTTAA
- a CDS encoding homogentisate 1,2-dioxygenase, whose protein sequence is MPFYHQLGKIPHKRHTTFKKETGGYYYEQLFGTIGFDGMSSTLYHIHRPTQVKEVIKSYDVSPKIAVEKNMLSLGIKGFSVPPKADYLESRTPVLVNNDCHIVLASPQKSLTEYFYKNTDCDELIFVHEGSGTLRTLLGNIEFGYGDYLVVPRGMIYQIDFDTEENRLFIVESARPIYTPKRYRNWFGQLLEHSPYCERDLRRPTNLDTHDEKGDFIIKVKKQGMIHEYVYATHPFDVVGWDGFNFPYAFSIHDFEPITGRVHQPPPVHQTFETDAFVVCSFVPRLFDYHPEAVPAPYNHSNIDSDEVLYYVDGDFMSRNNIERGQITLHPAGIPHGPHPGAMERSLGVKETAELAVMVDTFKPLKVTEEAMKILVKDYHKSWLEH, encoded by the coding sequence ATGCCATTTTATCACCAACTCGGTAAAATTCCGCACAAACGACACACTACTTTCAAAAAGGAAACTGGTGGATACTATTACGAGCAGCTTTTTGGAACCATCGGTTTCGATGGGATGTCATCAACACTTTATCACATTCATCGGCCTACACAGGTCAAAGAAGTGATCAAGTCATATGATGTTTCACCAAAAATTGCGGTAGAAAAAAATATGCTGTCTTTGGGTATAAAAGGATTTTCTGTCCCACCAAAGGCAGATTATTTGGAAAGTCGAACTCCAGTTTTGGTCAATAACGATTGTCATATTGTATTGGCATCGCCACAAAAATCTCTTACGGAGTATTTTTACAAGAATACTGACTGTGACGAGTTAATTTTTGTGCATGAAGGTTCTGGTACTTTAAGAACACTTTTAGGAAACATAGAATTTGGCTATGGCGATTATTTGGTAGTCCCCCGGGGAATGATTTACCAAATAGATTTCGATACGGAAGAGAACAGACTCTTTATTGTAGAGTCTGCTAGGCCGATCTACACACCAAAGCGTTATCGGAACTGGTTTGGTCAATTGCTAGAGCATTCTCCCTACTGCGAACGTGACCTACGTAGACCAACTAACCTAGATACACATGACGAAAAAGGCGATTTCATTATTAAAGTGAAAAAGCAAGGTATGATCCATGAGTATGTTTATGCAACACACCCATTCGATGTAGTGGGTTGGGATGGATTTAACTTCCCTTATGCATTTTCAATTCATGATTTTGAACCAATAACAGGACGAGTTCATCAGCCACCTCCAGTACATCAAACATTTGAAACAGACGCATTTGTAGTGTGTTCATTTGTTCCTCGATTGTTCGATTATCACCCAGAAGCTGTACCTGCCCCATATAACCACAGTAATATTGATTCTGATGAGGTGCTCTACTATGTAGATGGCGATTTCATGAGTCGAAATAATATAGAACGTGGGCAAATAACGCTACATCCTGCGGGGATTCCACATGGCCCACACCCTGGAGCAATGGAGCGAAGTTTAGGTGTAAAGGAGACGGCAGAGTTGGCGGTAATGGTCGATACATTCAAACCATTAAAAGTAACTGAAGAAGCAATGAAGATTTTGGTAAAGGATTACCATAAATCATGGTTGGAGCATTAG
- a CDS encoding Glu/Leu/Phe/Val dehydrogenase dimerization domain-containing protein yields MDSLLEKFENKAPEIVFEWSDPETEAEGWVVINSRRGGAAGGGTRMRKGLNKREVESLAKTMEVKFTVSGPAIGGAKSGINFDPKDPRKEGVLQRWFAAVSPLLKFYYGTGGDLNVDEIHEVIAMTEEAGIWHPQEGVFNGHFKPNEASKINRIGQLRNGVVKVIENPEFTPDVSRKYKVADMITGYGVAQAVHHYYDIWGQDYREKRAVIQGWGNVGAAAGFYLAQMGIKVVGIIDRDGGIHKQEGYSLEEIRNLFLNRNGTQLSAENMIPYDQINEEIWDLDFEIFVPAAASRLITKDQVDRMIGTKLEVISCGANVPFNDPEIFFGKTGLYADDNLSVIPDFIANCGMARVFAYLMQGGVALTDEAIFEDTSDVIRKALQNVHDLSSSTQGISKRALEHSLKQLVK; encoded by the coding sequence ATGGATAGTTTATTAGAGAAATTTGAGAATAAAGCCCCTGAAATTGTCTTTGAGTGGAGCGACCCAGAGACTGAGGCTGAAGGATGGGTGGTGATCAATTCACGACGTGGTGGAGCCGCTGGTGGTGGTACCAGAATGCGAAAAGGATTGAATAAAAGAGAGGTAGAGTCTTTGGCAAAAACCATGGAAGTCAAATTTACCGTTTCAGGTCCGGCAATCGGTGGGGCGAAATCTGGTATAAATTTCGACCCAAAGGACCCTAGAAAAGAAGGTGTTCTCCAAAGGTGGTTTGCTGCGGTTAGTCCATTATTGAAGTTCTACTATGGTACAGGAGGTGATTTGAACGTTGATGAGATTCACGAGGTTATCGCCATGACGGAGGAGGCAGGGATTTGGCATCCGCAAGAAGGCGTTTTCAATGGTCACTTCAAACCAAACGAGGCTTCTAAGATCAACCGTATTGGACAACTGAGAAACGGTGTCGTAAAGGTTATCGAGAATCCAGAGTTTACACCCGATGTGTCTAGAAAATACAAGGTTGCGGATATGATCACAGGCTATGGCGTGGCGCAAGCAGTGCATCATTATTATGACATTTGGGGGCAAGATTACCGAGAAAAACGAGCTGTGATTCAAGGCTGGGGAAATGTAGGTGCCGCGGCTGGCTTTTATTTGGCTCAAATGGGTATAAAAGTCGTCGGAATCATTGATCGAGATGGAGGTATTCATAAACAAGAAGGCTATAGTCTGGAAGAAATTAGAAATCTGTTTCTGAATAGAAATGGGACTCAGCTATCGGCTGAAAATATGATTCCTTACGATCAAATAAATGAAGAAATTTGGGACCTAGACTTTGAAATTTTTGTTCCAGCGGCAGCGTCGAGACTCATTACAAAAGACCAAGTCGATCGAATGATCGGTACCAAGTTAGAAGTGATTTCATGTGGTGCCAATGTGCCTTTCAATGATCCAGAAATATTCTTTGGTAAAACAGGGCTCTATGCTGATGATAACCTTTCGGTGATTCCTGACTTTATTGCCAATTGCGGTATGGCGCGTGTTTTTGCGTATCTTATGCAAGGAGGCGTAGCATTAACGGATGAAGCCATCTTTGAAGATACTTCTGATGTGATTAGAAAGGCATTACAAAACGTTCATGACCTTTCATCCAGTACACAGGGCATATCAAAAAGAGCCTTGGAGCACTCCCTAAAACAGTTAGTAAAATAA
- a CDS encoding outer membrane beta-barrel protein — MKKLILTLAFVVISVSASAQVTLGPRITLISSNLDLREEVANVQAGDAEFGFQYGLFARVKIPVIGLYVQPELLFSQTESTITSSTQDVDLSFNRVDVPIMIGGKIGPLRINAGPALSFLTSAESDIAGAVTDIKDNYSSTTIGFQAGVGIDLLKFVIDLKYEGALSEKFGDAITVAGNSFSTDERGNQIVLGIGFKLF; from the coding sequence ATGAAAAAACTCATTTTAACATTAGCATTTGTTGTAATATCTGTAAGTGCTTCCGCTCAGGTCACACTTGGGCCAAGAATTACCCTAATTTCTTCTAATCTTGATTTAAGAGAGGAAGTAGCTAACGTTCAGGCTGGCGATGCTGAATTCGGATTCCAATACGGATTATTTGCAAGAGTGAAAATCCCTGTGATCGGTCTTTACGTGCAACCTGAATTATTATTTAGCCAAACAGAGTCAACAATCACGTCAAGTACTCAAGATGTAGATTTATCTTTCAATAGAGTAGATGTGCCAATCATGATCGGCGGGAAAATTGGTCCATTAAGAATAAATGCAGGTCCAGCGTTGAGTTTCTTGACTAGCGCAGAAAGCGATATTGCAGGTGCTGTAACTGATATTAAGGATAACTACAGTAGCACGACTATCGGTTTTCAAGCTGGTGTAGGTATCGATTTATTGAAATTTGTAATCGACTTGAAGTATGAAGGTGCTTTGAGTGAAAAATTTGGTGATGCCATCACGGTAGCTGGAAATTCATTTTCTACCGATGAAAGAGGAAATCAAATCGTACTAGGTATTGGTTTTAAACTATTCTAG
- the folK gene encoding 2-amino-4-hydroxy-6-hydroxymethyldihydropteridine diphosphokinase: MNSIYLLLGSNLGDRLANLRRVCELLIVERIAIRKESSIYETAAWGVEDQPTFLNQVVEIETSRTPERLLALTQAIELEMGRKRVTKWGERLIDIDILYCEEVILNKPELIIPHPEIQNRRFTLVPMVEIAPDFEHPVLKVNQQKLLDNCPDELEVLPFSIDY; encoded by the coding sequence ATGAACAGTATCTATCTTTTACTGGGTTCTAATTTAGGAGATCGACTCGCAAATCTAAGGCGGGTTTGTGAGCTCTTGATAGTAGAAAGAATTGCCATAAGAAAAGAGTCATCCATTTATGAGACTGCAGCTTGGGGTGTAGAAGATCAGCCAACTTTCTTAAATCAAGTGGTTGAGATAGAGACAAGTAGAACTCCTGAAAGACTTTTGGCACTCACACAAGCTATAGAGTTGGAAATGGGACGTAAGCGGGTGACTAAATGGGGGGAACGTTTAATTGACATTGATATTCTTTATTGTGAAGAGGTCATTTTAAATAAACCAGAATTGATCATTCCGCATCCGGAAATACAAAACCGCAGATTTACACTAGTCCCAATGGTAGAAATTGCACCAGATTTCGAGCATCCAGTGTTAAAGGTTAATCAGCAAAAACTCTTGGATAACTGCCCTGATGAACTCGAAGTACTACCTTTTTCAATCGACTATTGA
- a CDS encoding flavin reductase family protein: MKIDPKEISTPELHAQLLGCIGPRPIAFASTVDSDGNPNLAPYSFFNVFSTNPPTLILSPAKPRDLQLKHTLLNAMATKEIVINVVNYAIVEQMSLSSTAYAKGVNEFIKSGLTAIDSEKVAVPRVKESIASFECQVKEVVHLGEEAGAGNLIICEIVLAHISDDVLGADGKPDPYKTDLVGRMGGDWYCRANGSAIFKLPKPNRNLGIGVDQIPDAIRNSPVLTGNNLGRLGNIDKIPENDRIFAFADTPEIVEIKTRFINDPESLENQLHELAKRYLESDEVEKAWLTLLQAY; the protein is encoded by the coding sequence ATGAAAATTGATCCAAAAGAAATATCAACACCTGAATTACATGCACAACTTTTAGGTTGTATCGGGCCGAGACCTATTGCTTTTGCCAGTACGGTTGATTCCGATGGCAACCCAAACCTAGCTCCTTATAGTTTTTTCAATGTTTTCAGTACTAATCCGCCGACATTGATCTTATCTCCTGCTAAGCCTAGAGACTTACAATTAAAGCATACGTTGCTCAATGCGATGGCAACAAAGGAGATTGTGATCAATGTGGTTAATTATGCCATTGTTGAACAAATGTCTTTGAGTAGCACAGCTTACGCTAAAGGAGTAAATGAATTTATTAAATCAGGATTGACCGCGATAGATTCTGAAAAAGTCGCTGTTCCTAGGGTAAAAGAGTCTATTGCTTCATTTGAGTGCCAAGTGAAAGAAGTGGTGCATTTGGGCGAGGAGGCTGGAGCCGGAAACTTGATTATATGTGAAATAGTACTAGCGCATATTAGTGACGATGTGCTGGGAGCAGATGGGAAGCCCGATCCTTATAAAACCGACCTTGTAGGAAGAATGGGGGGCGATTGGTATTGTCGAGCCAATGGTTCAGCAATATTTAAGTTGCCGAAGCCAAACCGAAATCTAGGTATCGGGGTCGATCAAATTCCTGATGCAATCCGCAATAGTCCAGTACTAACTGGCAATAATTTAGGGAGATTAGGAAATATTGATAAAATACCCGAAAATGATCGCATATTTGCATTCGCAGATACACCTGAAATAGTCGAGATAAAAACACGTTTTATCAATGATCCAGAGTCCTTGGAAAACCAACTACATGAATTAGCGAAGCGCTATTTAGAATCTGATGAAGTTGAAAAGGCATGGCTCACACTTTTACAGGCGTACTGA
- the fabD gene encoding ACP S-malonyltransferase — MTAYVFPGQGAQFPGMAKDLYESSPEIKDLLESANDILGFRITDIMFDGTPEQLKETKVTQPAIFLHSVALAKTSDSFKPDMVAGHSLGEFSALVASGYLSFEDGLKLVSQRAMAMQKACEANPSTMAAVLGLEDDVVENICASIDEVVVAANYNCPGQLVISGSHKGIEIACEKAKEAGARRALPLPVGGAFHSPLMEPAREELEKAIDATTFNQGVCPIYQNVTAKASTDIEEIKENLKVQLTAPVKWTQSVQAMVADGATNFVESGPGKVLQGLVKKIHRPAEVSSI, encoded by the coding sequence ATGACCGCATATGTATTTCCTGGCCAAGGGGCACAATTTCCTGGAATGGCCAAAGATTTATACGAATCCTCTCCTGAAATAAAAGACCTTTTAGAATCTGCCAATGACATTTTAGGTTTCAGAATTACCGATATCATGTTCGACGGAACGCCGGAGCAACTGAAAGAGACGAAAGTGACGCAACCAGCGATTTTCCTTCACTCGGTAGCCTTAGCAAAAACATCTGATTCATTTAAGCCAGACATGGTAGCAGGTCATTCTTTGGGCGAATTTTCGGCGCTTGTTGCCAGTGGGTATTTGTCTTTCGAAGATGGTTTGAAACTAGTTTCACAACGCGCTATGGCTATGCAAAAAGCCTGTGAAGCCAACCCTTCCACTATGGCCGCAGTATTGGGTCTAGAGGACGATGTAGTAGAAAATATTTGTGCTTCGATTGATGAAGTAGTTGTAGCAGCCAATTATAACTGCCCAGGCCAACTCGTGATTTCTGGCTCACATAAAGGAATTGAAATTGCTTGCGAAAAAGCAAAAGAAGCTGGGGCTCGAAGAGCGCTACCCTTACCAGTTGGAGGCGCATTTCACTCACCTCTAATGGAACCAGCAAGAGAAGAGCTTGAAAAAGCGATTGATGCCACTACTTTCAACCAAGGCGTTTGTCCGATCTATCAGAATGTAACCGCAAAGGCTTCAACTGATATTGAGGAGATAAAAGAAAACTTAAAGGTTCAACTTACGGCCCCAGTGAAATGGACACAATCCGTACAGGCTATGGTAGCCGATGGTGCTACTAATTTTGTGGAGTCAGGACCTGGCAAAGTATTACAAGGCCTAGTGAAAAAGATTCACCGCCCAGCAGAGGTATCTAGTATTTAA
- the bioB gene encoding biotin synthase BioB — protein sequence MSEIRNDWTKEEILEIYNKPLLDLVYEAATIHRKYHNPNEVQVSTLLSIKTGGCPEDCAYCPQAARYHTDIETNDLMTVEQVKAQALRAKSSGSSRVCMGAAWRNVEDGPEFDQVLDMVRTINGLDMEVCCTLGMLSENQAKRLAEAGLYAYNHNLDSSEEYYKEIISTRGWEDRLETLKNVRKTNVTVCSGGIIGMGEKIEDRAGMLVALSSLSPQPESVPINALVSVEGTPLEEEQVVPIWDMIRMVALTRIVLPHTTVRLSAGRTEMSKEGQAFCFLAGAGSIFAGDKLLTTPNPDVNEDMELFKILGINPMKPYAKGAKPTPLAPEESTDAANEKIKWSRPGHRIEKNVEATKKANKKRKEAI from the coding sequence ATGAGCGAGATTAGAAACGACTGGACAAAAGAAGAAATTCTAGAGATATATAATAAACCACTTCTTGATTTAGTCTACGAGGCAGCCACAATTCACCGAAAGTATCACAACCCAAACGAGGTTCAAGTCAGTACGCTGCTCTCTATTAAAACTGGCGGCTGTCCAGAGGACTGTGCTTATTGTCCGCAAGCAGCTCGCTACCATACCGATATAGAAACAAATGACTTAATGACTGTGGAGCAGGTAAAAGCACAGGCATTGAGAGCAAAATCATCAGGTTCTTCTAGAGTTTGTATGGGAGCTGCTTGGAGAAATGTCGAAGATGGGCCTGAGTTCGATCAGGTGCTCGATATGGTCAGAACTATCAATGGTTTGGACATGGAGGTTTGCTGTACATTAGGTATGCTGAGTGAAAACCAAGCCAAAAGGTTGGCGGAAGCTGGTTTATACGCTTACAACCACAACCTCGACTCGTCAGAGGAGTACTACAAAGAAATTATTTCAACTCGTGGCTGGGAAGATAGACTTGAAACACTGAAAAACGTCCGTAAAACTAACGTGACCGTTTGTAGCGGTGGAATTATTGGAATGGGCGAAAAGATTGAAGACAGAGCTGGTATGCTCGTAGCACTATCTTCTTTAAGCCCGCAACCTGAATCAGTGCCGATCAATGCTTTGGTTTCTGTAGAGGGAACCCCACTTGAAGAAGAACAAGTGGTGCCTATTTGGGATATGATCAGAATGGTGGCACTTACAAGAATCGTTTTGCCACATACTACTGTTAGACTTTCTGCAGGAAGAACTGAAATGAGTAAAGAAGGTCAAGCTTTTTGTTTCTTGGCTGGTGCAGGATCTATTTTTGCGGGAGACAAGCTCTTAACTACTCCAAACCCAGATGTAAATGAGGATATGGAGTTATTCAAAATTTTGGGGATCAACCCTATGAAACCATATGCTAAAGGGGCCAAACCTACCCCACTGGCGCCTGAAGAAAGCACTGATGCCGCCAATGAAAAAATTAAATGGTCAAGGCCAGGGCATCGAATTGAAAAGAACGTTGAAGCCACTAAAAAGGCCAATAAAAAAAGAAAGGAAGCTATATAG